CAACCGCCCTTGCCGACGGGACGGATGTCGGCCATCACCGCGCTGAGTGCGGCCCAGATGTGGGGAACCCCGTCACCGGGCTGGGGGGCTGCGGACGTCTCCTGTGTCTCGATGTCCGTGGCGGTCTCGTTCATGGCGGAGGGCTTTCCGGTGGGGGCGTGCGTTTCGGTGGGCGGGGCGGTGTCGCCATGCGCTGTCACGAGGCCCCCTCATCCGGCGCGGTGATCTGCACCAAGGCCGCGTGGGCGGCCTGCGGGGCGGCCTCGTCGAACGCCTTCCGCAGACGCTCGAACTGCGTGCGGCACTCGGCGTATTTGTCGATGGCCTCGTGGGCGCGGCCGCGCTGGGCGGTGGCGTCCCGCTTGAGGCGGGCGCGCAGCGCCCGATCCACCCAGTACCGGGAGGCCAACGCCCCCCAGGCGAGGACCGCGCCGAGCCCGACGAGGAACACGACCAAGGCGACGAGGTAGGCCAGGATCAGCCAGTACGGCCACAGGGGCATCTCATGCATCGGTCTCACCGTCCTGGTGCCGTTCGGCCCAGGCGCGGACGCCGGCCTTCAGGTCGCGCCACTGCGACGCCTCGGCCGGTGTCGGCGCGGCGTGCTTGGGTTCGTGCGGCACGGTCTGGGCGACACCTTCGCGCCAGCGCCGCCACGCCGCCTGCTGCACCGCGGTGGTGCAGTCGGAGGGGGCGGCGTGGCGCGGCGCGGGCACCTGCGGCCGCATCGACAACGCGGCCCGCTCCAGCAGCGACACCCCGGTCGCGGCCAGTTCGGGGCCGTGCCCGGCCAGCCACCACAGCCACTGCCGGTCGGTCTCGGTCAGGTCCAGCTGCCGCACCGCGGCGACCAGCTCCGCGTACAGCGCGTCCTGCTGGGTGTGGTGGCGGGTCATCGGTCACCGCCGGGCTGCGTGATCGTGGCCTGCGCGCGGACGGTCAGCCCGGACGGTGTGATGTAGACGACGGATTCGAGCGTCAGGCCGTCCTCCCAGACCTGGCGGGTGATGTGGTCTGTGACGCCGAAGTGGCGGGCGACCTGGGCGACGATGTCGCGGCGCCGCTGCACGGGCAGGGTGGAGCGCGCCAGCAGGTTCACCTCGGGGAAGTCGCCGGGCGAGACCGTCAGCATCGCGTCGCTTTCCAGGCCCAGCTCGGCGGCCAGGTTGGCGGCCCACATTGTCAGCGCGGGCAGGGTGAGGCGGGGAGGGGACTGCGCGGGGGCGCTGGTCCCGGTGTGGATAATGGTCACGGCTCCATCACGTCCAATCTTCGTGTGTTGGTTGGGGCCGGAGTCCTCGCCTGGGTGCCTCCGGGCGGGGACTCGCTTCATGTGGTCAGGCCGATCCGGGCACCGACTTCAGTCGGCGCGGTCCGCCCTGCCGCGGGGTGATCGGCTGGTCCTGCGCGGGAGCGGCAGCCGTACGGCGCCCGCCCGTGCGCGGCGTCCGCGCGGGCGCGGGTGCTGGGGTGGGCTGCGGCGCGGACTCCGCGCTCACCTGGCCGGGCGTGAACGCCCTGGCGTTGGTGATCGCGTCGATGTCGCCGGCGGTGAACACGATGCGGTTGCCCAGCGTGCGGTGGTGGGGGATACGGCCGCGCTGGGCGGCCTTGCGCAGCCCGCCGGGCTTCTCCAAGGTCAGGAACTTTTCGCAGACCTCTTCGGGGGTGTAGGTGCGCTCCGGCTCGCCGGAGGCGGGCGGTGATGTCTCCACCGGAGGGCTCCTTCCTACTGGCGGGCGCAGCCGCAGTTGCGGCAGTGGGTGCGCCAGGGCTCGTTGCCGGTGCCGCAGGGGCACGCCCATAGGGGGCCGCGGCGCGGGTTGGCCTGTTCGCAGATCACGGGGCGGCCGCGGGTGTGCTCTCGACGAGCAGCGCGCCGTCCTCCAGGTCGAGCGCGGTGAGGATCGCCTGGTACGTCTCGGCGCGCGGGTAGGGGCGCGCGCCGCGCAGGATCTTGAACAGTCCTGGCGCGCTCAGGCCGGTGCGCTCGGCGAGGTCGCTGATCTCGAGCCCGCGTCGTTGCAGCTCAGCCTTGAAAGCCGTGTGGTCGAACCGGTACGGCCGGTACGGCGCTCGGGGTCGGGTGTGCGTCATGAACCCAACATTAACCCACATAGACCCTCATGGGAAGAGGTTCATGTGGTTTAGGGGAAAGAGAAGTGTCAACAGGTTGGTTCATGTAAGGCCATGACCAGCCGTTACTCTCGGCGACCGCTAGTGATCATGTGGGTTAATGATGGGTCACCGGTGTACTCTGGCCCCCATGGCTGCTACCGACCAGTCACCCCAAAGGGCACGGCTGCGCGCCTATCTCGAGGCCCGCCGCGGCCGCCTGCGCCTGACCATCGACCAGGTCGCCGCGACCGCCGGCATCCGCTCCAACACCTACGCCCGCGTGCGCGACGGCGACGCCGACATCCAACCCGCCACGGTCTCCGGCCTCGAAGACGCGTTGTGCTGGGCGCCCGGCAGTATCCAGCGCATCCTCGACGGCGGCGACCCCGTCGAAACGAGCGCCGCCGCGAACGCCGCGGAACCCTCCTACGCCGAGGACTCCCTGCGCGGCGCCCTCGACGCCGGCGACACCTACCCCTCCGGCGCCGCCCGTCCGCCCCTGCACGACCTGGCCCGCGATTGGAACCTGCTGCAAGGGCTCACCTGGGTTCCCCACCCGGACGACCCGACCCTGCGGTACTACGTGCTGCGGCGGCTGCATCGCGGCCGGATCTGGACGCACCCCCAGACAGTGCCGGCCACGACCCCCTTCGAAGAGGTGTGGCGCCAGCTCACCGCGGAGCAGGACGAGCAGCT
This is a stretch of genomic DNA from Streptomonospora litoralis. It encodes these proteins:
- a CDS encoding helix-turn-helix domain-containing protein; this translates as MTHTRPRAPYRPYRFDHTAFKAELQRRGLEISDLAERTGLSAPGLFKILRGARPYPRAETYQAILTALDLEDGALLVESTPAAAP